The genomic interval CGTGCGGGCGGCGATGAACAGCAGGATCTTGGCCCGCTCCGGGCTCAGCGAGAGAAAGACGGTGTCCTCGGGCGGCGTGCGGGACGGCGACGATCTCATGACACCACCTTGCCGGACGCTCGGCCTCGAACGACCGGCCACGGCCGCGCGCCACGGCCACCGGACAACTCGCTCACAAGGATTCAGCGTGACAGCTCGAAACGCGTCGGCGAGTCAGGCGCGCCGGATACGGCACGGCCCGACTCGCCGATACGCGTTGTTACTTCTGGTCGTCCTCGGGGCGGAACGCCTTGGTGGCGTCCGCGGCCGGGTTCGACGCCTGGCTCTCGCCGAACGGCTGGGCCTGCCCGCTCTGCCCGGACTGCCCGCTCTGGCCGAAGTTCAGCGAGCCGTACTGCTGACCGGGCTGCGCCGAGATGTGCTGAGTGGCGTTCTCGTCGCCGGTCGGCTGCTGCGGGCGCTGCGGCTGCGCACCGTAGGGCGACTGCGCCCCCGGCTGCGCGCCGTACTGCTGGCCGCCGCCGTACTGGCCGGGCTGACTCGGCTGCTGCCCGTAGGAGGGCTGCTGCCCGTACTGCGACTGGCCCTGCTGGCCGTAGGACTGCTGTCCGTACTGACCGTAGGACTGCTGCTGCTGCGCCTGCTGACCCTGCGCCTGCTGACCCTGCGCCTGCTGACCGTAGCCCGGCTGGCCGAACTGGCCGTAGGACTGCTGCCCCTGCTGACCGTACGCCTGCCCCGACTGGCCCTGACCGTAGGACTGCTGGCCCGGCTGGCTGTAGCCGTACCCGCCCGCGGTCGCCGCCTTGGGCGCCGGTGCCGACAGGATGCCGGACTCGAACAGCACCGCGACCACCGCGGCCGCGGTCTGCACCAGGCCCAGGAACAGCACCACCCAGGCGCCCCACGCCAGGCTGATCTCGTCGGGCAGGCTGAACGACTGGAACAGCAGGCCCAGGAAACCGGCGGCGCTGGCCGCGGCGGCCGCACCGACCCAGTTCTGCTTGGGCAGCAGCGACAGGGCCGCGAGCAGACCGCCGAGCAGCAGGAACACCAGCAGCGGCGAGATGCCGACGGCCTTGAAGAAGGTCTCCGACTGCGCCTCGGTCTTGACGCCCATGCCGAGATCCTGGGCCTTCGTCGAGGCGAAGGCGGTGAATCCCAGCAGGAAGTTGATGACGCCCAGCGCCGCGACACCCACGGTCAAGAAGAACGGCAGCCCCTTGGCACTCGCGCCACTCGACTCCGTCGCGCCGGATCCAGCACCGGCACTACTTCCCGTCTGGCCGAAGCTGGGCGCGGAGGAGGGCGTCGGTGCGGGCGCGTTGTACCCGGAGCCCCCGGTCGGGTATGACATGTGGTCGTCTCCTATCGAGTCCTTCATGGTCTACACGGCTGGATGCCCTCACTGACGCTACTGCAATCGAGCCGCCTGGTCACGGGCACCGCATCCCGGCCGATCCTCGCAGATCCCGCCGTGAACCCGCAGCCCGCCCGAATCGTGAGGCAAGCGAGGCGAACGGAGGTATCCGAATGGATCTGAACGAGATGTTCTGCATGGTGGTGCGCACACTCGGCCTGTGCCACCTGCTGCCCGCACCCTGAGCCCCTCCCGTCGTTCCGGCCAAGAGCATGCCGGGACGAGGTGCCGAATATCGAAGGCCGCCTTCCCAAGACGGGGGAGGCGGCCTTCGAGCGTGTCGCCGTGGCTCAGGCGGTGACGCTGGCCTTCTCCAGGATGGCCCGGGCCAGAGCGGCGGTCTCGGACGGCGTCTTGCCGACCTTCACGCCCGCGGCCTCCAGCGCGTCCTTCTTCGCCGCGGCGGTGCCCGACGAACCGGAGACGATGGCGCCCGCGTGGCCCATGGTCTTGCCCTCCGGGGCAGTGAAGCCCGCGACGTAGCCGACGACCGGCTTGGTCACGTTGGCCTTGATGTAGGCCGCGGCCCGCTCCTCGGCGTCGCCGCCGATCTCGCCGATCATGACGATGAGCTTGGTCTCCGGATCCTTCTCGAACGCCTCGATGGCATCGATGTGAGTGGTGCCGATGACCGGGTCACCACCGATGCCGATGGAGGTCGAGAAGCCGAAATCGCGCAGCTCGTACATCATCTGGTAGGTCAGGGTGCCGGACTTGGAGACCAGGCCGATCGGGCCCTTGCCGGTGATGTTGGCCGGGGTGATGCCGACCAGCGCCTCGCCCGGGGTGATGATGCCGGGGCAGTTGGGGCCGATGATCCGGGTCTTGTTGCCCTTCTCCACGTTGTAGGCCCACGCGTAGGCGGTGTCCTGCACCGGGATGCCCTCGGTGATGACCACCAGCAGCGGGATCTCCGCGTCGATGGCCTCGATGATGGCGTCCTTGGCGAACTTCGGCGGCACGAAGGCGATCGAGACGTCGGCCCCGGTCTCCTTGATGGCCTCGGCGACGCCGCCGAACACCGGCAGCTCGACGGCGTTGCCGTCCTTGTCGGTGTGCGAGACGGTGGTGCCGGCCTTGCGGGCGTTGACGCCGCCGACGACCTGGGTACCCGCCTTGAGCATCAGCGCGGTGTGCTTGGTGCCCTCGCCGCCGGTGATGCCCTGGACGATGACCTTGGAGTCCTTGTTCAGGAAGATAGACATTTGACCTGTTTCCTTACTTGGCCGCGCCAGTAGTAGATGCCGCCAGCTCGGCCGCTTTGTCCGCGCCTTCGTCCATTGTCTGCGCCAGCGTCACCAGCGGGTGGTTGGCGTCGGCGAGAATCTTGCGGCCCTCTTCGACGCGGTTGCCGTCGAGCCGGACGACCAGCGGCTTGTTGGCCTCGCCGCCCAGGATCTCCAGGGCCTTCACGATGCCGTTCGCCACGGCGTCACACGCGGTGATGCCGCCGAACACGTTCACGAACACGCTCTTGACCTGCGCGTCGTTCAGGATGACGTCGAGACCGTTGGCCATCACCTCGGCCGAGGCGCCGCCACCGATGTCGAGGAAGTTGGCCGGCTTCACGCCGTTGTGGTTCTCCCCGGCGTAGGCGACCACGTCCAGGGTGGACATGACCAGGCCCGCGCCGTTGCCGATGATGCCGACCTCACCGTCGAGCTTGACGTAGTTGAGGTCGTTCTCCTTGGCCTTGAGCTCCAGCGGATCGGTGGCGTCCCGGTCCGCGAACTCGGCGTGGTCGGCGTGGCGGAAATCGGCGTTCTCGTCCAGGGTGACCTTGCCGTCCAGTGCCAGGATCTCGTTCTCCGGGGTGCGGACGAGCGGGTTCACCTCGACCAGGGTGGCGTCCTCGTTGACGAACACCTCCCACAGCTTCTGGATGGTCACCGCGGCCGCGTCCAGCACGTCGGCGGGCAGATGACCCTGCTCGGCGATGGAACGGGCGAACGCCAGATCCACACCCTTGACCGCGTCGACCGGCACCTTGGCCAGGCGATCCGGCTTGGTGGCGGCGACCTCTTCGATCTCCATGCCGCCCTCGACCGAGCACATGGCCAGGTAGGTGCGGTTGGCGCGGTCGAGCAGGAAGGAGATGTAGTACTCCTCGGCGATGTCCTTCGCCTCGGCGACCAGGATCTTCTTGGTGACGTGGCCCTTGATGTCCAGGCCCAGGATGTTCGAGGCGTGGGTGAAGGCGTCCTCGGGGGTGGCGGCGTACTTCACGCCGCCCGCCTTACCACGGCCACCGACCTTGACCTGCGACTTGATCATCACAGGCTTGCCGATTTCGGTCGCGATCGCACGGGCGTCCTCGGCCGAGTCCGTGACCCGGCCTTCCGACGAAGGCACTCCGTGCTTCACGAAGAGCTCCTTCGCCTGATATTCGAAGAGATCCATGTACTCACCGTCTCGTCTGCGTTGTTGTACAACGACTTTGTTGGCGGCCCGTCGTCGGAGGCGGGTCGGGTCGGACTCTAATCAGTCACATGGACGGGAAATCAGCCGCATACAGCCTAAGTGGCGCAGGTCACGGGACTGCATACCGGGCGGTAAAAGCGCTGGCCAAGGCTACCGGCGAGTAGGTTGGCGGAACCGCGGCAGGTCGAGCCGGACAAGCTCGATCCGGGGGGCCGATTACTACGAATCGTCGTCGAGTACGCTCACCCCAATGCCCACTCGACAGTGAGATATTCCCTGGCGTTATCGTGATCAATCTCACATGTCAGGACAGAAGGACCGCAGCGCTTGCCGAGCTGCAATCGTTTCGTTACCGTCGATGCGGTCGATGTCACAGCACGGTCACGACGTCGGCGGGAACAATACGCCCCGCAGACGACAACCTCGCGTAACCACGGTGAGACTCGGAGACGACACAGGAGGACGGCAGGCTTGTTGCAGCACAGCGCTCCGCAGGTAGAGAGCCGCTCCGCAGGCGACCCGTCCGCCGCATCCCGTAACTCCGAGCCGGGCCGGCGCCGATGACCGCCGAGCCGTATCAGCACGGACATCGCGCCCAGTCCGCCCGGCGTTACCGGCAGGACGGCGACCATCCCTTCGGCGGTGTCGAGTTCGGTTCCTACACCGGCGCGGCAGCCGTCCCCGCCCAACACGGCTGGAGCGCCCCGACCTCAGCCGAATGGAACAACACTCCCGCCGAGAACCCGTGGGACACACCGTCCCACGCCCCCGCGGAGAACCCATGGGGCACCTCGTCGCCCGAGACCCCGGCCTGGGATTCCTGGGGTACGCCGGACGACTCCGCGTCCGACCAGGGCGATTACGACTACGACTACCGCGCCGCCGACGACGAGTCGAGCACGCACAGCGGCTGGTCGCATACCGACCCGGGGCTCGCGGCCATCGCCGACGACGCGCCCGCCCGTCCGCAACGCATCGCTGCCCGGCGCCCCGGCGCGCACCGGATGCCCGCGCCGCCCGCCGCGCTCAAGGGCCGCGCGGCCGTCGTCGCGGTGGCCGCGGGCGCGGTCGTCGCCGCCGGGCAGGCGACCATGCAGTCGACGGGCCAGAGCCCCACCTCGACCACCGACTACCAGGCCGACGGTCAGGTACACGAGATCGCGGCGCAAGCCGTGAGCGTCGCCGACCCGGCCGCCGCCGCCGGGTCACAGCAGCACTCCTCGCAGCTGGTCAGCGTGGCCCCCGTGACCGATATCAGCCAATTCAGCGACATCCTGCAGCACGGTGAGCAGTTCGCGGCCGACCTGGCCGCCCAGGAGGCCGCCAAGCTCAAGCCGCTGTACACGAAGTTCGCCTACGGCAATTACACCTCCAGCTTCGGATTCCGTTGGGGCGCACCGCACGAGGGCGTGGATATCGCCGCCCCCATCGGCACCCCCATCTACGCCGTCGAGGACGGCACCGTCATCGACGCCGGGCCGGCCTCCGGTTTCGGCATGTGGGTGCGCCTGCGCCACGACGACGGCACGGTCACCGTGTACGGCCACGTCGACACCACGACGGTCAGCGTCGGCCAGCGGGTGATGGCGGGCGACCAGATCGCCACCGTCGGTAACCGCGGCTTCTCCACCGGCCCGCACTGCCACTTCGAGGTCCACCCCAACGGCGGCTCCGCCATCGACCCCATCCCCTGGCTGGCCTCCCGCGGAATCTCCCTGGGCCCCGAACGCGACTGAACCCCAACCCCTGTCCCCTTCTCTGGCCTGTCCCCTTCTCTGGGGGGGAACTCAGGGGAAGGGGGCTCGCTACAGCTTGACCAGGGTTCGGCTGTACTGGGGAATGAGGCGGATTTTTCCTGCCGTGCCGAAATCGATGGTGACCGTGGCCAGGGCGCCGAAACCCTCGGCGGCGACGACTCGGCCCAGGCCGTACTTGTCGTCGCTGACGCGGTCGCCGACTGCGAGCACCAGATCCGTGTTGTTGCGTTTGCCGGAGCCGCCGGGTGCCGGGCGGCGGGGGCCGCGGTCGCGCAGGCCCGGGCGCTGGTCCCAACCGTCGCCGCGGGTCCAATCCCGTTCCAGCCCATCGTCGTCGCCGCGACGGCGGAACCCGCGGGTGACCGTGGCAGCGGGCTCGAGGCGCTGCCAGTCGACCAGGTGGCCCGGGATCTCCTGCAGGAAGCGCGATTCCGGGTTCGACACCGGCTGCCCCCAGCCCGATCGCACCACCGCGCGGGTGAGGTACAGCCGGCGACGGGCCCGGGTGATGCCGACGTAGGCGAGGCGGCGCTCCTCGGCCAGCTCGGTCGGGTCGCCGAGGGCCCGCATGTGCGGGAACTGGCCGTCCTCCCAGCCCGTCACGAACACCACCGGAAACTCCAGGCCCTTGGCGGTGTGCAGGGTCATCATCGTCACCACGCCCGAGCCCTCGTCGGGAATCTGGTCGGTGTCGGCGACCAGCGACACTCGTTCGAGGAAGGCCGCCAGCGAGCCCGGCTCCGGCTCACCCTCCGCGGCCTCGAGCACCAGGCCCTCCGCCCGGGCGGCCTCCACGTTGTTGCGCGCCTCGGAGCTGAATTCCCGGGCGACGCTGACCAATTCGTTGAGGTTGTCCAGGCGGGCGCCGTCCTGCGGATCGTCGGAGGCCTCGAGTTCGGCGCGGTAGCCGGTACGTTCCAGCACCGCCTCGACCACATTGCCGACATCGGGGAAGTCCAGATCCTCTTGCGCTCCGGCCGCCCTGATCCCGTCCAGCATGTCCATGAATCCCGCGATGGCCCGCTGCGCCCGTGTATTCAACAGCGCCACTGTGCCGTCGGCGGCGTCGCGCAGGGCGGCGGCGAAACCGATGCCACGCTGCTCGGCGTGCACGACCACGCACGCCTCGGCGCGGTCGCCGATGCCGCGGCGCGGGGTGTTGAGGATGCGGCGCAGACTCACCGCGTCGTCCGGATTCTCCAGCACACGCAGATAGGCGACGATGTCGCGGACCTCTTTGCGCTCGTAGAACCGGACACCGCCGACCACCTTGTAGGGCAGGCCCATCCGGATGAAGATCTCCTCCAGCGCCCGGGAGTTGTTGTTGGTGCGGTAGAAGACCGCCACGTCGCTATAGTTGTAGTCACCCTGGTCGACCAGGCGGTCGATCTCGCGGGCCACGAACGACGCCTCGTCGTGCTCGTTGTCGGCGACATAGCCGACGATCAGGTCGCCGTCGCCGGAGTCTGTCCACAGCTTCTTCTCGCGGCGACCCTCGTTCTTGGAGATCAGCGAGTTGGCGGCGGACAGGATGTGCTGGGTGGAGCGGTAGTTCTGTTCCAGCAGAATGGTTTCCGCGTCCGGGAAATCGCGCTCGAATTCCTCGATGTTGCGGATGGTGGCGCCGCGGAAGGCGTAGATCGACTGGTCGGCGTCACCGACGACGCACAGTTCGCTGGGCGGCACGAAGTCGTCGCGGCGCACCGGGCTGAACTCCGGGTCGGCGGCGGCCGCCCCGGCGTCGGCGTCGTCGACCTCGGCCGCGGCGTGATGGCCGACCAGCTCCCGGATCAGTACGTACTGCGCGTGGTTGGTGTCCTGGTACTCGTCGACCAGCACGTGCCGGAACCGGCGACGGTAGTACTCGGCGACCTGCGGGTGGTGCTGCAGCAGCGCGACCGTCTCGCCGATCAGGTCGTCGAAGTCCAGGGCGTTGGCCGCGCGCAGCCGCCGCTGGTACTCGGTGTAGACCTGCGCGACGATGCCGGGCAGCTCGCTCTCGTCGGATTCCGCGTCGGCCGAGGCGGTTTCGGGGTCGATGAGCTCGTTCTTGAGATTCGAGATGGCGGTGGCCAGCAGGCGCGGCGAGTACTTCTTCGGGTCCAGGTCCTGATCGCGGATGATCATGGCGAGCAGACGGCGCGAATCGTCGGCGTCGTAGATGGAGAAGTTGGAATTGCGGCCCGGCAGCAGCCCGGCCTGGGTGCGCAGGATCCGCACGCAACTGGAGTGGAACGTGGACACCCACATGTTGGTGGCGCGCGGACCGACCAGACCGATCACCCGCTCGCGCATCTCGGCGGCGGCCTTGTTGGTGAAGGTGATGGCCAGGATCTGGCCCGGTGTCACGCCGCGAGCCGCCAGCAGATAGGCGATGCGGCGGGTGAGCACGGCCGTCTTGCCCGAACCCGCGCCCGCCACGATCAGCAGCGGCGAGCCCGAATGCACCACCGCCGCCCGCTGCTGCGGATTCAAGCCCTCGAGCAACCCCGCGGCCCGGTTCCGCTCGTCCCCCTCGGTCCGCTCCGGGCGTTCGGAATCTGCCGGTTCCGAAGCAGAGCGTGTCTTGTCAGCCACCGTCGTCTCCATCGTCCATCCACGCTACCGGCGGGCACCGACAACCTGTAGTCCGGTCGCGTCCCCGGCAGGGACCGCAACGAAGAACTGTTTGGCTCGCCCCGGGGCCCGTGGCAGACTGGCGGCATGACCAGCGCTCTCGCGTCCGCTTCCGCTCGGCTGATCACAACCTGTCGTGGTCACCGACCTCGCACCTGAGCGCGTATTTCGACGGGGGACAATGAAAGGCCCACCGGGTCTGTTTCACGGTGAAAGAACCGATCGGTAACGGGGTGGGGCCGCGCACCGATCGAAGTTCTGACACGAGGAGAGAAAGTATGAGTACCTCTACGACCGAGACCGGGTCCGACTCCGCGCTGCCCAGCAGCGAGGCGGAGATCGATAAGCTCCGCAAGGAGATCGACCGGCTCGACGCCGAGATCCTCGCCGCGGTCAAGCGGCGCACCGAGATTTCGCGGATCATCGGCCGCACCCGGATGGCCAACGGCGGACCGCGCCTGGTCCACTCGCGGGAGATGAAGGTGCTGGAGCGGTTCAGCGAACTCGGCCAGGAAGGCCACACCCTCGCCATGCTGCTGCTGCGCCTCGGCCGCGGCCGCCTCGGCCACTGACCACGCGCGGCGTTCCCGAGCGCCGCTGCCCCAGAGACCGCCCCGGTGTTTTCGCCCGGGGCGGTTTTCTTCTGTCCGGATGCCGCGCTACGGCAGTGCGATGTACTTGGTGGACAGATATTCGTCGATGCCCTCGAAACCGCCCTCACGGCCGAATCCGGACGCCTTGACGCCACCGAAGGGCGCGGCGGGATCGGAGATGACACCGCGGTTGATGCCGACCATGCCGGATTCCAGGCCCTCGGCGATGCGCAGGGCGCGGTCCAGATTCCGGGTGTAGGCGTAGGCGACGAGACCGAATTCGGTGTCGTTGGCGGCGGCCAGACCCTGCTCCTCGGTGTCGAAGCCGACGATCGGCGCAACTGGGCCGAAGACCTCTTCGCGCAATATGCGAGCCGACTCGGGCACATCGGACAGGATCGTCGCCGGGAAGTAGTAACCCGGACCGCCGGGAGCCTTGCCGCCGATGGCGACCTGCGCGCCCTTGGCGACCGCGTCGTCCACCAGTTCGGTGACGGTGTCGAGCTGGTCCTGGTTGATCAGCGGGCCCAGCGTGGTGGCCGGGTCGCTGCCGGGGCCGAGTTTCACCTCGCCCATCGCGGCGACGAATTTCTCGGTGAATTCCGCGCGCACCGCGTTGTGCACGTGGAAACGGTTGGCGGCGGTGCACGCCTCGCCGCCGTTGCGCAGCTTGGCGAGCATGGCGCCCTGCACCGCGGCGTCCACGTCGGCGTCGTCGAAGACCACGAACGGGGCGTTGCCGCCCAGCTCCATCGACGTGCGCAGCAGGCCGTGCGCGGACTTCTCCACCAGCTTGCGGCCGACCTCCGTGGAACCGGTGAACGTCAGCTTGCGCAGGCGCGAATCGGTGAGCAGGGGCTCGGTGACAGCCCCGGACCGGCTGCTGGTGATCACCGACAGCACGCCCTCGGGCAGGCCCGCCTCGGCACACAACCGCGCCAGCAGCAGCATGGTGAGCGGGGTGGCCGAGGCCGGTTTGACGATCATGGTGCAACCGGCCGCGAGGGCCGGGCCGATCTTGCGCGTTCCCATGGCGAGCGGGAAGTTCCAAGGCGTGATCGCCAGGCAGGGACCGACCGGCTGCTTGTGCACCACGATGCGGCCGGTGCCGGTGGGCGCGGTCTGGTAGCGGCCGTGGACGCGCGCGGCCTCCTCGCTGAACCAGCGGAAGAATTCGGCGCCGTAGCGCACCTCGTTGCGGCTCTCCGGCAGTGCCTTGCCCATTTCCAGGGTCATCAACAGCGCCAGGTCCTCGGTGCGTTCGACGAGGCGCTCGTAGACCGCGCGCAGGATCTCCGCGCGGTCGCGGGCCGTGGTGGCGGCCCATTCGCCCTGTGCCGCGACCGCGGCGTCGAGGGCGCGGACCGCGTCCGCCGGAGCGGCGTCGGCCACGTGGGCCAGCGGCTCGCCCGTCGCCGGATTCTCGACCGGGAACGTCGCGCCGCCGGTGGCGTCCACCGGCCCGCCGATCCACAGTTGCGTAGGGACTGAATCGAGGAGTTCGCGTTCGGACACCATGCCCCAAGCCTACGAGCCACCGACATCACTCGCCGGAACCAGCGCGGTACGCATCGGGTGGGTAATGTCGAAAGCTGTGAGCAGCGACATCACCGCGACGGCGGCCTGGCGGAAACTGCGCGATCATCATTCGGCCATTGCCGACCGGCACCTGCGCGAGTTCTTCGCCGAAGATCCGGAGCGCGGGCGGGACCTCACCATCGAGGTCGCCGACCTGCACATCGACTACAGCAAGCACCGCGTCACCCGCGAAACCCTCGATCTGCTGGTCGAATTGGCCGAGGCGGCGGGGGTGGCCCGGCGGCGCGACGCGATGTTCGCAGGCGAGCACATCAACACCTCGGAGGACCGCGCGGTCGGGCACGTCGCGCTGCGGCTCCCGGCCGGTGTGCCGATGACCATCGACGGCGCGGACGCCGGGGCCGAAGTGCACGAGGTGCTGCGCCGGATGGGCGAGTTCACCGACGCGCTGCGCTCGGGGCAGTGGCGCGGCGCGACCGGCGAGCGCATCCGCACGGTGGTGAACATCGGCATCGGCGGTTCGGATCTGGGCCCGGTGATGGTCCATCAGGCGCTGCGGCACTATGCCGACGCGGGCATCTCGGCGCGGTTCGTCTCCAACATCGATCCGGCGGACCTGACCGCGAAGCTCGCCGGCCTCGACCCGGCGACCACGCTGTTCATCGTTGCGTCCAAGACGTTTTCGACGTTGGAGACGCTGACCAACGCGACGGCCGCGCGCCGGTGGCTGGTCGCCGCGCTGGGCGAGGACGCGGTCGCCAAGCATTTCGTGGCGGTGTCCACCAACGCCGAGCGGGTGTCGGCGTTCGGCATCGACACCGCCAATATGTTCGGCTTCTGGGACTGGGTCGGCGGGCGCTATTCGGTGGATTCGGCGATCGGTCTGTCGGTGATGGCGACCGTCGGCAGGGAACGGTTCGCCGAGTTCCTGGCCGGGATGCACAGCGTGGACGAGCACTTCCGGACCGCTCCCCTGGCCGCCAACGCGCCGGTGCTGCTGGGCCTGCTCGGGGTGTGGTACTCGAACTTCTTCGGCGCGGAATCGCGTGCGGTGCTGCCGTATTCGAACGATCTCGCCCGCTTCCCGGCCTATCTGCAACAGCTGACGATGGAGTCCAACGGCAAGTCGGTGCGTGCCGACGGGACTCCGGTCACCACGTCGACCGGCGAGATCTTCTGGGGCGAGCCCGGCACCAACGGGCAGCACGCCTTCTATCAGTTGCTGCATCAGGGCACGCGGCTGATCCCGGCGGATTTCATCGGCTTCGCCCGGCCCACCGACGATCTGCCGACCCGCGACGGCACCGGCAGCATGCACGACATCCTGATGAGCAACCTGTTCGCCCAGACCAAGGTGCTCGCGTTCGGCAAGACCGCGGCCGAGATCGCCGCCGCGGGCACCGACCCGAAGCTGGTGCCGCACAAGGTGATGCCGGGCAACCGGCCCACCACCGCGATCCTCGCCGAGCGGCTCACCCCGGCGGTGGTGGGGCAGCTGATCGCGCTCTACGAGCATCAGGTGTTCGTCGAGGGCACGATCTGGGGCATCGACAGTTTCGATCAGTGGGGCGTGGAACTGGGCAAGCAGCAGGCCCTCGAACTGGAACCGCTGCTGACCGCCCCGGAGGAGCCGGCGCCGCAATCGGATTCGTCGACCGATGCCCTGATCCGGTGGTACCGCGCGCGCCGGTGAGACGGGTACCGCCGGTCAGCGTGGGAGCAGGTCCGCGAGTGCCTCGTCCAGGGTCGGATAGTCGAAACGAAAACCGGTGTGCGGCAGCACTTCCGACGTGGCGTGCCGTCCGGTCCAGCCGAGCGCGGGGTCGGAGCGGAGGACGATCGCGCCCAGGCGTAGGAGCGGAATCGGCGTCAGCGGTGCGGGCGGCGCAGACGACGACGCAGGACGGTCATCAGGTCGCGGTTGCGGACCGGGAAATCCGCTGCGGCGACGAGAATTCCGTTCGGCAGCGTCACCTCCGGGTCGAGGCCGAGCGCGGCGCGAACCAGACGCAGCCAGTCGTCGACGTGAATCCAGCTGAACCACTGGTCGCCCCGGCCGATGCGGCCACCCGGCCCCATCCTCGTCAGCCCGGCCAGGCGCAGCAGCGCGGGCGCGGCCGGGTCCAGCACGATGGAGGTGCGCAGGATGGTCCATCGTTCGGCCGCCGCGCCCGCGAAGGCCCGCTCCCACGGGTCGGCGACGCCGGTCATCTGCGGCAGGCCGATCGGCAGCGGAGTTGTTTCCGTGCAACGCATCTCACCGGCATCGGACCAGATGGCCGTGGTGGAGCCCCGGATCCAGTAGTCGACCTGGACGCTAAACCCGGGCACCGCGCGCCGGAAGCGTGTGCTTGCTCATAGCAGTAGCGCCCTCAGACGAAGGCGCGCTCGATGATGGCTCCGGTGTCGGCGCCGACCGGCAGCGTCCCGAACGCGATGCCCCAGTCGCCGCCGAATCTGGTGGCGCAGAAGGCATCCGCGACCGCGGCGTGGCCGTGGCGGACCAGCTGCGCCCCTTGCAGCACCAGCGCCATCAACTCGACCACCCGGCGGGCGCGGTATTCGATGTCGGTCAGGTCGGTGAGTTCCTTGCCGATGCGGTCGATCGCGTCGTCCAGATGGCGGTTGCCGCCTCGCGCCAGGGAGACCTCGTTGAAATAGGCCTCCACCGTTTCGGGCTGGCGGCCCATCGCACGCAGCGCGTCCAGCGCCGCGACATTCCCCGAGCCCTCCCAGATCGACATCAGCGGCGCCTCCCGATACAACCGCGGCATCCCGGATTCCTCGACATATCCGTTGCCGCCCAGGCATTCCAGCGCCTCGGCGGCGTGCGCGGGCGCACGCTTGCAGACCCAGTACTTGGTGACCGCCAGCGCGATGCGGCGCAGCGCCGCCTCGGCCGGATCGGCGGCGGCGCGGTCGGTGGCGCCGGCCAGCCGCATCATCACCGTGGTCGCCGCGTCGGACTCGATCACCAGATCCGCGAGCACATTGCGCATCGCGGGCTGGTCGATGAGCTTGGCGCCGAAGGCATCCCGATGCCGCGCGTGATGCACCGCGTGCACCACCCCCACCCGCATGCCGGTGGCCGAACCGATCACGCAGTCCAGCCGGGTCATGTTCACCATCTCGATGATGGTCTTCACCCCGGCGCCCTCCGCGCCGACCAGCCAGCCCACCGCG from Nocardia wallacei carries:
- the pgi gene encoding glucose-6-phosphate isomerase, which encodes MSSDITATAAWRKLRDHHSAIADRHLREFFAEDPERGRDLTIEVADLHIDYSKHRVTRETLDLLVELAEAAGVARRRDAMFAGEHINTSEDRAVGHVALRLPAGVPMTIDGADAGAEVHEVLRRMGEFTDALRSGQWRGATGERIRTVVNIGIGGSDLGPVMVHQALRHYADAGISARFVSNIDPADLTAKLAGLDPATTLFIVASKTFSTLETLTNATAARRWLVAALGEDAVAKHFVAVSTNAERVSAFGIDTANMFGFWDWVGGRYSVDSAIGLSVMATVGRERFAEFLAGMHSVDEHFRTAPLAANAPVLLGLLGVWYSNFFGAESRAVLPYSNDLARFPAYLQQLTMESNGKSVRADGTPVTTSTGEIFWGEPGTNGQHAFYQLLHQGTRLIPADFIGFARPTDDLPTRDGTGSMHDILMSNLFAQTKVLAFGKTAAEIAAAGTDPKLVPHKVMPGNRPTTAILAERLTPAVVGQLIALYEHQVFVEGTIWGIDSFDQWGVELGKQQALELEPLLTAPEEPAPQSDSSTDALIRWYRARR
- a CDS encoding DUF1731 domain-containing protein; the encoded protein is MLPHTGFRFDYPTLDEALADLLPR
- a CDS encoding NAD-dependent succinate-semialdehyde dehydrogenase, which gives rise to MVSERELLDSVPTQLWIGGPVDATGGATFPVENPATGEPLAHVADAAPADAVRALDAAVAAQGEWAATTARDRAEILRAVYERLVERTEDLALLMTLEMGKALPESRNEVRYGAEFFRWFSEEAARVHGRYQTAPTGTGRIVVHKQPVGPCLAITPWNFPLAMGTRKIGPALAAGCTMIVKPASATPLTMLLLARLCAEAGLPEGVLSVITSSRSGAVTEPLLTDSRLRKLTFTGSTEVGRKLVEKSAHGLLRTSMELGGNAPFVVFDDADVDAAVQGAMLAKLRNGGEACTAANRFHVHNAVRAEFTEKFVAAMGEVKLGPGSDPATTLGPLINQDQLDTVTELVDDAVAKGAQVAIGGKAPGGPGYYFPATILSDVPESARILREEVFGPVAPIVGFDTEEQGLAAANDTEFGLVAYAYTRNLDRALRIAEGLESGMVGINRGVISDPAAPFGGVKASGFGREGGFEGIDEYLSTKYIALP
- a CDS encoding chorismate mutase; translation: MSTSTTETGSDSALPSSEAEIDKLRKEIDRLDAEILAAVKRRTEISRIIGRTRMANGGPRLVHSREMKVLERFSELGQEGHTLAMLLLRLGRGRLGH
- a CDS encoding acyl-CoA dehydrogenase family protein gives rise to the protein MLTHEVFNQVPDLVPFDFSRNPALLEGLHREGAGWAEAEVRELGALAGGSEAQEWGRLADGNPPVLHTHDRYGHRVDEVEFHPYWHELMRVAVAHGLHGSPWLDDRPGAHTARAAKFYTWGMADAGHMCPISMTYAVVPALRHNRELSARFEPLLGSRTYDFGLREPSAKSGLIAGMSMTEKQGGSDVRANTTTATPQPDGTYRIVGHKWFTSAPMSDMFLTLAQAPGGLSCFLLPRVLPDGSRNPLRLQRLKDKLGNKSNASSEIEYENAVGWLVGAEGAGVKTIIEMVNMTRLDCVIGSATGMRVGVVHAVHHARHRDAFGAKLIDQPAMRNVLADLVIESDAATTVMMRLAGATDRAAADPAEAALRRIALAVTKYWVCKRAPAHAAEALECLGGNGYVEESGMPRLYREAPLMSIWEGSGNVAALDALRAMGRQPETVEAYFNEVSLARGGNRHLDDAIDRIGKELTDLTDIEYRARRVVELMALVLQGAQLVRHGHAAVADAFCATRFGGDWGIAFGTLPVGADTGAIIERAFV